A DNA window from Pyrus communis chromosome 3, drPyrComm1.1, whole genome shotgun sequence contains the following coding sequences:
- the LOC137729035 gene encoding wound-induced basic protein: MIYDVNSPLFRSFLSQKGGSSDKRKLEEQKPKEHRPKASENKPVMNE, from the exons ATGATTTACGACGTCAACTCACCACTCTTCCGATCCTTCCTCAGCCAGAAGGGCGGCTCATCCGACAAGAG GAAGTTGGAAGAGCAGAAGCCCAAGGAGCATCGACCAAAGGCCAGTGAGAATAAGCCTGTTATGAATGAGTGA